Below is a window of Camelina sativa cultivar DH55 chromosome 11, Cs, whole genome shotgun sequence DNA.
ttttgttctgattGCTCTATTAATAAAAGCCATAAGCTTCCTTTCTCAAACACTTCTATCACATCCACACGACCCCTTGAGTATATTTTTTCTGATGTCTGGACCTCTCCTATTGTGTCAATAGACAACTACAAATACTATCTGATTCTAATCGATCACTACACTCGTTATACCTGGTTATATCCGCTTAAAACCAAATCCCAAGTTCGTGAAACATTCATCCCCTTCAAAGCCCTCGTGGAAAACAAGTTTGGTACAAGGATTGGCACCTTATATTCAGACAATGGTGGGGAGTTTGTGGCCCTCAAACAGTTTTTGTCAAGCTCGGGTATCTCTCATTTCACCTCCCCACCGCACACACCGGAGCACAATGGAATTTCCGAAAGAAAGCACCGTCACGTGGTTGAAACTGGCCTCTCGCTTCTCACACATGGTGGTCTTCCCAACACTTATTGGCCGTATGCTTTTGCCGCTGCTGTCTATCTCATTAATCGACTTCCAACACCGGTCATCGCCATGGAGTCTCCGTTCCAGCGGTTGTTTGGTTCATCGCCGAACTATTCCAAGCTGAGAGTGTTTGGCTGCCTCTGCTTCCCCTGGTTACGACCGTACACCTCTCACAAGCTTGAGCACCGATCAACTCCGTGCGTGTTCTTGGGTTACTCTCTCACCCAGAGTGCCTACCTGTGTCTTCAGCCTAGCACTGGTCGCGTCTATGTCTCCCGTCACGTTAAATTTGAGGAAACCCGGTTCCCGTTCAAATCACCTCGTGACTCCTCTCCTGAATCACCTCTCCCCTCCTCCTCTCCAGCCACACCTTCTGTTGACGTCATTCCTTTCTACCCGCCGCCACTCGTCTCGTCGCCGAAGTCTACGCCTGGACCGTCGAGCTCAGCTCCTCCCCGGAATACGTCGCCGAAAATCAATTCCACAGCCACAGTAAGTTCCTCTAACTCACCTAGTGTCATTGCAGAACCTGATAACATCCGGCCCAACCCATCACGAAATCCAAGCCCAGATCATAACCCAAATTCACCCCTTGAGCCCAATACCATCTCCCCTGCTAACTCTCTTCGTAGCCCATCTCCATCGTCCCATTCATCGACCCCTTCTTCTCCATCGACCTCTGAATCTTCGTCCCCTGAACCTGATCCCGTTATCGCCCCTCCACCACCGGTTCAAAATAGCCACCCTATGCAGACCAGACGTAAAAACAACATTGTCAAACCCAAATCCAAACTCAACCTCTCCGCCGCATTATCCTCTCCCTATCCCACCGAACCTCTAACCGTGAACCAGGCGATGAAAGACAAGATATGGCGGGAAGCTATGTCCGGCGAGATTGACGCCTTTGCCCGCAATCAAACGATGTATCTGGTCCCACGACCACCAAATCATAATGTAGTCGGCTGTAAGtgggtttataaaaacaaatttttaccaAATGGGAAACTTGGCAGGTGTAAAGCTCGGCTTGTTGCCAAGGGATACAACCAACAATATGGTCGTGACTACACAGAGACCTTCAGCCCCGTGATAAAAGCAACAACGCTCCGTTTGGTTCTTGATGTTGTTGTGAGCTCTTCATGGCCGATTCTTCAATTGGATGTCAATAACGCGTTTTTACAGGGGACTCTCAACGAGGAAGTCTACATGGAACAACCGCCAGGCTTCGTTGATAGTGATCATCCGTCCTATGTTTGTCGTCTCCGCAAAGCAATCTATGGACTCAAGCAAGCTCCACGTGCCTGGTACACCGAGTTACGGTCGTATCTTCTTAGTGTTGGGTTTCAAAATTCTCTTGCCGACACCTCTCTGTTCGTTCTCCGACACGGCAAAACATGTGTCTATCTCTTAGTATACGTTGACGATATTCTCATCACTGGTAATGACACTTCCTCCATTCAACAAGTTCTTCACTCCCTTGCTGATCGATTCTCCGTTAAGGATCCAGAGGAGCTTAACTACTTTCTGGGAATTGAAGCTCATCGTACTGCTAAAGGTTTGCATCTTTTTCAGCGCAAGTATATCATCGACTTACTTCATCGTTACAATATGATATATGCCAAGCCCGTTGCAACTCCAATGGCATCCTCTCCGAAGCTTACTCTCAAATCTGGCTCTCCTCTTCCCGATGGTACAGACTATCGCCGTCTTGTTGGAAGTTTACAATATCTTTCCTTTACAAGGCTCGATATTAGCTATGTTGTCAACCGCTTGTCTCAATTTATGCACTGCCCAACTCAAGAACACTGGCAAGCTGCAAAACGGGTACTTCGTTATCTAGCGGGAACAACAACTCATGGTCTTTTCTTTGCTGCCAAGAATAACCTCACTCTCCATGCCTACTCcgatgctgattgggcaggCGACAGGGATGACTATGTCTCAACAAACGCCTATATTCTCTACATGGGTACTCATCCTGTCTCCTGGTccgcaaagaagcagaaaacgGTTGCTCGCTCTTCCACTGAAGCCGAATACAGAGCTATTGCCAATACCTCTGCAGAACTTCGTTGGATTTGCAATCTCTTAACCGAGCTGGGTGTACATATCCGAGTTATACCGACAGTTTACTGTGATAACGTCGGTGCCACCTTCCTCTGTGCAAACCCAGTGTTCCACTCCCGCATGAAGCATCTTGCTTTAGATTATCATTTCGTTAGAGGGCAGATTCAGCAAGGGCAGCTTCGTGTCTGTCACGTTAACACCAAAGATCAGCTAGCCGATGCCTTGACAAAGCCTCTTACACGTACACCGTTCATTCACTTACGTCACAAGATTGGAGTGTCTGCCggccctccatcttgagggggcatGTTAAGGATACACCTTGATATGCAAGGGATACGCTCTTCATTACTCAATATTCCGTATCATGTTGTATATAGAATGTTCTGTTTATACTCTCTAGTCTAGAatgttctctctgttttactatatatacctCTGTAACGATATCGTTTATGAATAAGACTCATCTTCTACAGTCGGGACCGTTGTCCATTCCCGATTTTTTTTCAAAGGATACAATGACAAGATATGTTGTTCTCAACGTTGTATCCGAATTCTTTTGAGAAACAATTCTATCAGACATGTGACGTAATGATTGAGTATCCAACTAAGTTAATTTGGGGTATTTTTATGTTTCGGAGGTTGTCTTTGTTCTccataattttcattttgagtTGTAACTTTCTATTTGTAATGTTTTATCCCACATGCATTCAATAAATGTACCTTATCTGATTAAAATCCGTTTTTCTTTCTACCAAGATTAAAATCCGTTTATCATGATTATTTGATGGGTAGTGTGCTAATGTTGATCTGATGGAAGTAATATTCTCTCAGCTTTGAATACTAACGTGAGTGGAAGCAGAGTAACATTTCACCAATAAATGAGTTAAACTGGATCAAACCATCATCACCCTAGTTTGTGAAACAGAAGGAGTACTCGTTTTGAGTCGTTTATAGAGTGTTTTTATgccttttgtgtctttttggtcGTGTCTTGAGTCTTGTACAGGTTTAGGAGCCTATGCTGAAGATTGGAGGCATTTCGCGTCAAAAAACGAGCAAAACGGTAAGAAGGAGAACATGCTAGGAAGAGTCAGGAAGTTTTTATAATAGATGATGGTGAGCCATTCAAGAGAATAACTGATGGAACAATACTCTATACTTTGCATAGTTACCATATGTAAGTTTGAATCGGCAGAGCTTTGACATAAATAAGTATTGTGTAAGGTATGCCCTTACAATGGGAGTGAGACGGACATTAGGGAGTTTTGCTGTCGTAAAATAGTGTGCTTCTTCCAAAGCTGGTGATTCGTTAAATGTATCTGATCTGATTACATCTTGCTTACCACGATTATTTGATGGTTGTGTAGTAATATTTGATCTGATGAAGTATTATAATCCTCTCAGCTTTTGTCATGTGAGCTCCGTGTAAAGTTGATGTTGTCTGATATAATCTATAACTCCATCTTCAGTCAAGTATTTAACCGATAACCCTTGCGAAATGCATTGCCTGAAAGAAGCAGAGGAATGAGCAAgagaaatcatttttttttgtggagatGAAATGTTCTTGAGAAAGGATAAATCTCACAAAACCTTAATCTACTCGAACTGATCTGATTAGGAACAATATTGTCAACGATTTTGATGTTAGCCTGCAAAAGAAACCGTGGTGGAACCATTCAATAAAACCCGTGTACAAATCACAGACTGAAACAGCGGAATCAGAAGAGAAACCTGGTAATACTTACGCGGTTTTCGTTTAAGATTTCGTCACCAGAGATCATATTTTCAACATCTTGTCCTTCTCTTCGGATGCACACAATGCCATATTCTTTACAAATAGTTCTTACCTTCAAAACCCCAATATTGTAAAACGAGCATAACTGTGAGTAAAACCGATAAAACACAATCtctgtttatataataacaatgcTGCCTTGGTTTACCTGCTCAGGGATCCAAACACCGGGAGTGCAGAAAGATTGCAGTAAATCCGAGCCACATAGTAGCATGACTTTAAGAGATTCTAGCATTAAAAACGACATACTATAAAATTGTTATTTGGTAGTAGTTAACACGTATGATGAAACATAGCAACCACATTGAGACGATCCAGCAATTACACAAAACTGTAAGTGACATCAACTATGAGTAAAAAGATGCCAAAGACCACAAATGACACAGTTTTTTGCAGTTATCTTACCCTCAGGTACAAGTCGATTTTTTGTAAGGAAAGTCTTGACCCTTAATAAAACCGTCAAAGTTCGTTGGTAGGTGCTTTGAAATGCCTGTAGAAACATCTTCCAAAAGTTTTCTAAACAATGCTTTGTTCCTCTAAAAAGAACTTATTAAAAGCTTTTCGAGGAACAAGAAAGTACCTCCCAT
It encodes the following:
- the LOC104726127 gene encoding nicotinamide/nicotinic acid mononucleotide adenylyltransferase produces the protein MDVPLPADKLSDGSNSENKTCVVLVATGSFNPPTFMHLRMFELARDALRSNGFHVLGGYMSPVNDAYKKKGLLSAEHRFEMCNLACHSSDFVMVDPWEAFQSTYQRTLTVLLRVKTFLTKNRLVPEESLKVMLLCGSDLLQSFCTPGVWIPEQVRTICKEYGIVCIRREGQDVENMISGDEILNENRANIKIVDNIVPNQISSSRLRQCISQGLSVKYLTEDGVIDYIRQHQLYTELT